The DNA sequence GAGACCATCACTCTACGCCCTCTATAGGGCATTCTTCCATGGGAGACCAAACGGTTATCTAGTACAAAAAACTCCCCATCTTTTAAAGGGAGCACCGCAGTATTTTTCCAAAAGGCTAACCCCATCTGGAAGCGGTCCCAGGCGGTGATTTTTTCCCCATTTTCTAAGTGGCAGTCATGCATTTTAAGGGGGTCACTCCCCTTCTTTAAAAAGGTGATAAAATCTTTTGAAAGAGAACTTCCAATCAAACTCAAAGAGCGGAGGCGATTTTTTATCCCTCCAAGCATCTTGTAAGCCATCCAGATATCGACACACTTATTATAGAAAACCGACTGATGAAGTGTATTGAACCAGACATCTTCTTCACCATTTAAAGTAAGGGTGGCCGGAACGGTAAATAAAAAACGGGTCATATCATAAGAGATTCGCTTAACCGTGTGGGCTCCTTCTCCTTTGGCAAATGCCTCGATTAACTCGATGTTTTTCGGGATAAGGCTATTGGCAAGAAAGAGCTTATCTTCAAGGACAAGCATACTCTTGAGTTTCTGTAAGCGATATTTTTTCTGAACCTCTTGTGGAAGGGATTGATACACCTTTCGACAGTCAGCAACTAAGCTTTCCCCACCCCAGGGTGCAGAGGTCAAGGAGCAGAACATGATTTTAGGAGGAACCTTTGAGACAAACGAGTCCTCGTTATGCATCGACAAAGGCATCGGAACATCTTTAAGATCTGGACTTGCAACATCGGACACAAACCGTGTTCTTTTTGTCCCAACAGCACCATCAAAAACATGTTTGTCGGTCAGATTCTCATCGATTGCAAGAGCGAC is a window from the Candidatus Neptunochlamydia vexilliferae genome containing:
- a CDS encoding TauD/TfdA family dioxygenase; translation: MEKVKIEKSDKHFLIEVSPKENCSPDFLRDWALDHRPFLEEQIGKYGGVLFKGFSIKKGSDFEKVALAIDENLTDKHVFDGAVGTKRTRFVSDVASPDLKDVPMPLSMHNEDSFVSKVPPKIMFCSLTSAPWGGESLVADCRKVYQSLPQEVQKKYRLQKLKSMLVLEDKLFLANSLIPKNIELIEAFAKGEGAHTVKRISYDMTRFLFTVPATLTLNGEEDVWFNTLHQSVFYNKCVDIWMAYKMLGGIKNRLRSLSLIGSSLSKDFITFLKKGSDPLKMHDCHLENGEKITAWDRFQMGLAFWKNTAVLPLKDGEFFVLDNRLVSHGRMPYRGRRVMVSAMTKPQPIA